The window CCGCGACTTCGGCACCACCCGGCTGCTGGTGATCGACTCCCGCTGCGGGCGGGTGCTCGACGAGCAGAACCGGGACATGCTCGACCCGGAGGAGTGGCGCTGGGTCGAGCAGCGCATGACCGGGCAGTTCGACCACCTGCTGGTCGCCACCTCGCTGCCGTTCCTGCTCGCGCCGGGCACCCACCACCTGGAGGCGTGGAACGAGGCGGTCTGCGCCGGCGTCTGGGGCCGGCTGGCCGCCACGCTCGGCGAGCGCCTCCGCCAGGCGGCCGACCTCGAGCACTGGGCCGCCTTCGGCCGCTCCTTCGACCGGCTCGCCGGCCTGCTCGTGGAGGTGGCGAGCGGCCGCCGGGGCCCGGCGCCCTCGTCGGTCGTGGTGCTGTCTGGCGACGTCCACCACGCCTACCTGGCCAGGGTCGACGACCCGCCCGGCACCCGCCTCGAGAGCAAGGTCTACCAGGTGGTCTGCTCGCCGCTCCGCAACGCGCTGGAGCCGAGCATGCGCCGGGTGCACCGGCTGGCGATGACCCCGGCGGGGGAGCGGATCGGGCGGGCGCTCGCACGCCTGGCCGGCGCCCGTCGTCCCGCGATCGGCTGGCGGGTCCTGCGCGGGCCCTGGTTCGACAACCAGGTCGCCACCATGGAGCTGGACGGCCGCGGCATCGAGCTGCGGATCGAGCGCGCCCCGGCCGGCCACGACCCCGACCCGAGCCTCGACCCCGTGCTCGACCACCGCTTGGCCGAGGTCGCCCCCCGGCCCTGACCAGGGCACCCGGCCCTGACCCGGGCACCCGGCCCTGACCCGGGCCTGCGGGCCGGGGCCGGGGCCGGGGGCGGTCAGAGGTTCCCGCGGCGGGCCCGGGCCGGGGTGGTGCGGTCAGAGGTTCCCGCGGCGGGCCCGGGCCGGGGTGGTGCGGTCAGAGGTTCCCGCGGGCGGGGGCCGGGGAGGTCAGAGGTTCCCGCGGGCCTCCTGCTCGCGCTCGAGGGCCACGAACAGCGCCTTGAAGTTGCCCTCGCCGAAGCCCCGCGAGCCGTGGCGCTCGATCATCTCGAAGAACACCGTGGGCCGGTCCTGGTTCATCTTGGTGAAGATCTGCAGCAGGTGGCCCTCGTCGTCCCGGTCGGCCAGGATGCCCAGCTCCCGCAGGGCGCCGACGTCGAGGTCGAGGTCGGCGAAGCGCTCGGCCAGGTCGTCGTAGTAGGTGTCGGGCACCCGCATGAACTGGATGCCTCTGGCCGCCAGGGCGCGCACGGTGGCGACGATGTCGGAGGTCGCGATGGCCACGTGCTGCACCCCCGGCCCCCGGTAGAACTCGAGGTACTCGTCGATCTGGCTCTTCCTGCGACCCTTGGCCGGCTCGTTGATCGGGAACTTGATCCGCCCGGTGCCGTCCCAGGCGACCTTGCTCATCAGCGCCGAGTACTCGGTCGAGATCGCCTCGTCGTCGAAGTGCACGAGCTGGGTGAACCCCATGACCCGCTCGTAGAAGTCGACCCAGGCGTCCATCCGGCCGAGCTCCACGTTGCCCACGACGTGGTCGACGGCCTCCAGGCCGACCACGGGCAGCGGGTCGGGCACCACCGCCCAGGCGGCGTAGCCGGGCGCGTGGGGGCCGGTGTAGTCGCTCCGGTCGACCAGGGTGTGGACGGTGTCGCCGTAGGTCGCGATCGCGGCCCGGCGGAGTATCCCGTGCTCGTCCTTGAGCTCCTCCGGCTCGAGCACCGGGGTGGCGCCCCGGGCCACCGCCGCCTCGAACGCGCGCCCGGCGTCGAGCACGCCGAGGCCGACGTCGCGCACGCCGTCGCCGTGCCTGGCCACGTGCTCGGCGATGGGGGAGTCCGGGGTCAGGGCGGTGGTGAGCACGAGCCGGACCGAGCCCTGGGCGAGCACGTAGGAGGCGCGGCCGCGCACGCCGGTCTCGGGACCGGCGTAGGCGACGGGGGTGAAGCCGTACCCGGTGCGGTAGAAGTGGGCCGCCTGCCTGGCGTTGCCGACCCACAGCTCGATCGCCTCGAAGCCGGTGAGGGCGAGCGGGTCGCTGGCCTGCTGCTGGGTCATGGGGCGCTCCTTTCGGCCGGCCAAGCCCGGCGCGGCGACGAGCGCGGGGCAGCATCGCCCAGCCGAGTGAGATCGCGCTTCCATCCTAGCCTGTCGGTCGCCGCCCTCGCCGACCGGGTCGGCAGCTCCCGGGCGAACGCCTACACCCGGCTCGAGTGGCTGCGGTCCGAGGGCGTGGTCGCGGGCTTCAGCGCCGGCGTCAACCTGGCCGGCTCGGGCCCGTGCGCGGTCAGGCCGGGCAGGAGCTGCCCGCCGGCACGCCCGCCAGGCGGGCGTCGATCCAGGCCAGCACGTCCGGGCCGCTCGCCTCCATGACCTTGCCGTGGTGGACGCCCGGGTAGACGCTGAGCCGGGGCCTGCCGCCCAGCTCACAGAGGCGCGCGGTCAGGGCGCGCACCACGGCCGTGGGCGCGGTCCCCTCCGCGGCCCCCTGCACCACCAGGACCGGCGCGTCCACGCGGGCGCGGCCCGGGGCGTTGCTGGCGAACAGGCCGGGCCAGGGGCCGACCTTGCGCGGGTCCCGGGCCAGGGCGGGCTCGCCGCCCTGGTTGGACCCTGGGCAGGCGGTGAGCAGCCGCTCGGCCGCGGCCCGGCCCGCCGGGGTGAGGATGTCGAGCGGGGCGTCGTAGACCTCGTGCCAGGCGGTCGCGATCAGGACGCCGAACTCGGTGGTGCGCAGCGGCGCGGGGTGGAACGGCTCCCGGTCCAGCGCAGCCAGGGCGCCGCCGGGCGAGACCGACACCAGGCCGGCGAGCGGCAGCTCGGGCGCGTAGGACGGGGCGAGCTGGCCGGCCCAGAGCACCGCGTGCCCGCCCTGGGAGAACCCCCAGAGCGCGACCCGGCCGCCCGCCCTGGCGGCGCGGAGCTGGCCGGCGGCCCGGACCGCGTCCAGGACCGAGTGACCCTCGCTCTTCCCGACCAGGTAGGGGTGGACGCCCGGGGTGCCGAGCCCCTCGTAGTCGGTGGCGACGACCACGTAGCCCCGGTCGAGGAGCCTGGCCAGCCAGACCCTGCCGAAGGCGCGCAGCCCGGCCAGTCCGCGGCTCGAGGGGGCGCACCGGTCGGCCAGCCCGGCCGTCGCGTGCGCCCAGGCCACCACCGGGCGGGCGCCGGCCGGCGCCCGCCCCCGCTTGGGGGACGGCGCGACCACCAGGCCCGACACGGCCACGTCACGGCCGTCGGCGCTGCGGGAGTGGTACAGGATCGCCCACGCCCGGGCGCCGGCCGGCGCCGCGGGCCCGGCGATCCGCATGGCCCGGATGAGCTGGCCGGGCGCGCCCTCCGGGAGCGGCAGCGGGTCGGGGAGCTGGTAGAACGCGGGTGGCGGCCGCTGCGGCGGGCTCCCCTGGACGCCGTTGCCGTACCAGGCCGCTCCCGTGGCCAGGGCCGAGGCGGCCAGCAGCACCACGGCGAGCCGGCGCGCGGACGGCCCCCAGGGGGCGCCGAGCCGCCACTCCCCGCCTGCCTTCATCGCGGGTCCCGCCTGTCCGGCTCGTTCATTGCGCGAACCGTAGCAGGCGCACCGTCCGCGGGTACAGTGCGGTCTGGTGGCGTTTGCAATGCTCGCTCGAGCGCTCCGGCCTCGACGTGGCGGGCGGTCAGACGACCTCGACGTGGCGGGCGGTCAGACGACCTCGCCTCGCCTCACCCGGGTCGACGACGGTCACGACAGCAGCAGGCGCAGGCCGACGGCCAGGCCGAACGCGATGACCAGGGCGCGGAGCACGCGGTCGTCCAGGCGGCGGGCGAGGGCGACCCCGGCCTGGCCGCCGAGCAGGCTGGCCAGGGCCATGACGGCCACGGCGAGCCAGGCCACCTCGGCGAACAACGCGAACCAGACCGCGGCGATGACGTTGATGAGCAGGGAGAGCAGCCCCTTGAGGGCGTTCAGGCGCTGCAGGCTGTCGGTCAGGAAGATCCCGAGGATGGCGAGCATCATGATGCCGACCCCGGCGCCGAAGTAGGCGCCGT is drawn from Actinomycetes bacterium and contains these coding sequences:
- the hppD gene encoding 4-hydroxyphenylpyruvate dioxygenase; amino-acid sequence: MTQQQASDPLALTGFEAIELWVGNARQAAHFYRTGYGFTPVAYAGPETGVRGRASYVLAQGSVRLVLTTALTPDSPIAEHVARHGDGVRDVGLGVLDAGRAFEAAVARGATPVLEPEELKDEHGILRRAAIATYGDTVHTLVDRSDYTGPHAPGYAAWAVVPDPLPVVGLEAVDHVVGNVELGRMDAWVDFYERVMGFTQLVHFDDEAISTEYSALMSKVAWDGTGRIKFPINEPAKGRRKSQIDEYLEFYRGPGVQHVAIATSDIVATVRALAARGIQFMRVPDTYYDDLAERFADLDLDVGALRELGILADRDDEGHLLQIFTKMNQDRPTVFFEMIERHGSRGFGEGNFKALFVALEREQEARGNL
- a CDS encoding lipase family protein, coding for MKAGGEWRLGAPWGPSARRLAVVLLAASALATGAAWYGNGVQGSPPQRPPPAFYQLPDPLPLPEGAPGQLIRAMRIAGPAAPAGARAWAILYHSRSADGRDVAVSGLVVAPSPKRGRAPAGARPVVAWAHATAGLADRCAPSSRGLAGLRAFGRVWLARLLDRGYVVVATDYEGLGTPGVHPYLVGKSEGHSVLDAVRAAGQLRAARAGGRVALWGFSQGGHAVLWAGQLAPSYAPELPLAGLVSVSPGGALAALDREPFHPAPLRTTEFGVLIATAWHEVYDAPLDILTPAGRAAAERLLTACPGSNQGGEPALARDPRKVGPWPGLFASNAPGRARVDAPVLVVQGAAEGTAPTAVVRALTARLCELGGRPRLSVYPGVHHGKVMEASGPDVLAWIDARLAGVPAGSSCPA